In Chitinophaga oryzae, the sequence CCACGTTGTTCCAGGTATAGGAATAGGGACTGGTGGTATCTTCTCCCAGTTTGGTGCTGCCGTTGAAGAATTCTACTTTTTTCACTGTACCGTCGCTGTCGGCGGCAGTAACGTTGATGGTTACACTGGCAGGCGCCGTATAGCCGGTATTGTTAGCCGGTGCGGTGATGCTCACGGTAGGGGCTTGGTTCACCGGTCCGGAATTGCCGGGTATCCACCAGTTGCCCGAGATAAAGAGTTGGCAAAGCAGGCCATAGGAATCGCTGTAGTAGCCGCTTTTGGCAGTCTTCAGCCAGTTCCAGCCGGCGTTAAGGAATGCCTGGTTATTGCTGCTGACAACAGATGCGGCCACGAAAGGACCGATGAATACGGCTTCCTGGCCGGAGCCGCGGTTATTGCCGTTCAGTTGATAGCCGTCTACGATAGCAGTAGGATTGTTGTTGGTTTTGTTTTTTACCCAGTTCACCATCTTGTTGGTAATGGCGAGGGCGTTGCTGCTGCCGTGCATAGCGTAGTCCATAACCATGCGGAGGGGTACGCGGCAGGCGTTGTAGTTGTATTCGTTGGTTTCGTCATATTCGTCGAGGAAGCCGGGAGGACAGGGCTCCGGCGGGTTCTTCACCACGAAGTCGGAGATAAGGCCGGTATTGGGGGTGTAGGTGGCGGAGAACTGGGAGTATACGCCATAGAGCGTGTTGATCACGCTGGTCCAGGTGGCGTCGCCGGTTTCCTGGTAGAAGGCCCGCATGTGGTCCATCATCCAGTCGGACGGCCGGGTGTCGAGCGTGGATTTGGAGTCGGAGTCACTGAGACTGAGACGTTTGCTGTTGGTCACATAGCTCACTTTGAGGCCATTGTTGATCATGTCTTTGGCTTCCGCGAGATAGTTGATGGCGCCGTTGGAACCCCACTGATAGTGGGCGAGGATGAGCGCGTAGGCGATGTCCATGTCACCGTCTGTTGCGGAACCGAAATGTCCCTGCGCGCTGGAGGCGTCGGCTACCACCCAGCCCATCAGCTTGGGGTTTTCGGAGCTGTGGTAGGCCCGGGCGGTTTTAAACAGGCCGTTAAAAATCGTTTGGGCGTTGGGGTCATGGCCGGCCATCAGGGCCACGATCACCATTCCGTACCCTTGTCCTTCGGAAGAACCCAGTGCTTTATAGCCGTCGGGGTTACCGGTAATTTCGCCTTTTACATAGTAGCCGCCCGGTAGTGAAGTCAGGTTGTTCTTCAGGTAGGTGGCTTTCCAGTAATCGTAATAGCTGGCCACGCTGGCGTTCATGGAAGCCTGGGTAACGTTGTTGGGCTTGATACAGTTAGGATAGCTGATGGCTTGCGGGAAAGGCTTGTTCTGCGCCTGCACGCAAAAACCGGCTACGTTCAGCAGACCGGCCAACAAAAACAATAAATGTTTAATCATAAGGGTTTGTTTTAGGGGTGAATTATTAAAGATGTAGGTTTTGTTTCCGTTTGTCTGAAATGTCCGGGCACGTGGTCTCCGTTTGCTACAGGTATTCCCGGGTTTTAACAGTCATCGTCTCCGTTTCGGTACAGTAGGTTTTCGTTTGTTTTCAGGCACTGCGCCGGCTTCATTGCCAGGCTCGTTGTTCGTTCAGATGTAATAGGTCTTCGTTGGGTTTCACTCCGCTGCAACAGGTCTTCGTTGGGTCGCTGCTCTCTGCTACAGTGGCTGTGCTGGTGCGATCGTTCCGTATGGTTATTTCCTTTCGCTGGTTTCCTGTTTGAATGCAATCGTTTGCATTCTACTGTGAAAATAAGTGATTTTTTTTGAATTTGTCAAGTGAAAGACAGAAATAATGCGGCTTTCAGGTGGATGGGACTGATAATGACGTGGTTATGCGAAAAAATATTTCTGCGAAAACGAAAAGGGGCTGACCAATATTGGTCAGCCCGTTCTCTCAAGACAGATTGTAAACAGGGGCATCAGGGCGTATACGTTACGCTGCTGCCATAGAGGATGTTGGACACACCGGAGAAATACACATGTTTGTCGGTGCTGGTGAGGTTGTACCACAGGTAAATACCATAGCCGTTGTTTTTGGTCTGGGTGGCCAGCCAGTTGGCGGTGCTTTGACTGGTAGCCTGAATATCCACAGCTGCGGGGCCGAGGTTGGCCTTGGTGAGGCCGGCCACATTGGGCACGGAATACGTGCCATACATGGCATTCCAGCTATAGTTGATAAAGTCGCCTGCTTTTTTGCCGCCCCAGGACAAACGGGAAGCCGCCGGACCGTAATAATAGAACGATATTATTTTGGTGGGCATCAGCTTCCGCAGCTCATCGAGGAGCATGACAAAGGAGCTGTCATTGGGTTGTGGCAGCCCATTGTTACCATAGTCGGCATATTCGTCGTCGAAATCAATGCCATCCAGCCCGTAGTAATTGGCGGTATCGGCCAGCTGCTGGGCGAAGGCTTTGGCAGCAGCACGGCTGGTGAAGTTACAGAAGCCGGCACCCTGATGGTTTCCAAGGATAGACAATAATACTTTCATGCCTTTG encodes:
- a CDS encoding glycosyl hydrolase family 8; amino-acid sequence: MIKHLLFLLAGLLNVAGFCVQAQNKPFPQAISYPNCIKPNNVTQASMNASVASYYDYWKATYLKNNLTSLPGGYYVKGEITGNPDGYKALGSSEGQGYGMVIVALMAGHDPNAQTIFNGLFKTARAYHSSENPKLMGWVVADASSAQGHFGSATDGDMDIAYALILAHYQWGSNGAINYLAEAKDMINNGLKVSYVTNSKRLSLSDSDSKSTLDTRPSDWMMDHMRAFYQETGDATWTSVINTLYGVYSQFSATYTPNTGLISDFVVKNPPEPCPPGFLDEYDETNEYNYNACRVPLRMVMDYAMHGSSNALAITNKMVNWVKNKTNNNPTAIVDGYQLNGNNRGSGQEAVFIGPFVAASVVSSNNQAFLNAGWNWLKTAKSGYYSDSYGLLCQLFISGNWWIPGNSGPVNQAPTVSITAPANNTGYTAPASVTINVTAADSDGTVKKVEFFNGSTKLGEDTTSPYSYTWNNVAAGSYSLTAKATDNGNSSTTSAAVNITVAATPGCNPVEASGDDGNVAANVLDNDFNTRWSASGEQYIQFCLGTTQTVTGVDIAFYKGDTRRAKFDILVSSNGTSWTTVAANKLSSGTSTAFEAFNFTAVTAKYVRIAGHGNDVNAWNSYTEVKVKTQTSLAGAASATFNPVNDAPSKAGKLNVDAYPIPFREDLRVTYTLDKAGVTSLIVYNLAGQPVAVLVNGQQAAGTHQATFHGGKHAAGVYIIKLVQEGSATVKRVVKEQ
- a CDS encoding endo-beta-N-acetylglucosaminidase H, which translates into the protein MKKQFRVWSSFLMLTSCSTLLFVASCKKDEARPDNPQTKSEPRVETVTKAGGKSVCYVEVNSNSLLNTGKYTLTTGGQQLFDIAIIFAANINYNTTTGKAVLYNNPNVTNVLVNKNTQIVPLQNKGMKVLLSILGNHQGAGFCNFTSRAAAKAFAQQLADTANYYGLDGIDFDDEYADYGNNGLPQPNDSSFVMLLDELRKLMPTKIISFYYYGPAASRLSWGGKKAGDFINYSWNAMYGTYSVPNVAGLTKANLGPAAVDIQATSQSTANWLATQTKNNGYGIYLWYNLTSTDKHVYFSGVSNILYGSSVTYTP